The nucleotide sequence AGCCATTACCGGCACCTGGAGATTTTGGGCAACAACTGCCCGAGCTGCCACAACGACATCTTTCACATCGTCACCGCCAAAAATCCCGAAACGACCATGAAGGCCATGGAAGAGGGCAAGTCCTGCGGCGTCTGTCACAACGGCACCAAGGCCTTCACCGTCGCCGACAACTGCGACGCCTGTCATGCCCAATAAACTCGAACCGGCGAGACCTTTCAGGATCCCCCCGGCGCCGTGCCTACCGGAACGAAACCCATGTCCTACTTAAAATATTTCAAAACGGGGCAGAAGATTCTGCTCGCCGCCCCCCCCGGCGACGGCGCCATCAGCCGCACCGAAACCCTGACCACCTACCTGCAGGAGATGGGCAAGGGGCATTTCGATCTGCTGCTCCCCTATGGCGGCCACGAAGAAGAGAGCTATCCCTTCGCCGCCGAAATGCCCCTCAGCCTCACCTCGGAAGCCTTCGGCCTCGGACTTAAACTGAGCTGCCATTTCTCCGGGCACCGCGACAAGGACGTTATCCGCGTTCAGCTCGGCGACGACCTGCAGGTTTTCCAGCGCCGGGGATCCCCCCGTGTCGACCTCCAAGCCGGGGTCCGTTACACCAAGGGGCGCGGGACCCTGCGCACCTTTCGCGACCAGTGGGAAAAGAACATCCGCATCCTCCACAGCGGCGGCGACCTGAGCAAGCTCGGCACCTTTCCGCGCCGGGCGATCAATCTCGGCAGCGGCGGCGTCCGCTTCGACCTGAAGGCTCCGGTAGAAGTCGCCGATCTCTGCTTGGTGCTGATCGACTACGGCCAGTCTCCGCCCATCTGCTCCCTGGCCGAAGTCGTCTGGACCAAGCCGACGGAAAGCCCGGAGCGCTTCAGCACCGGCATGCGCTTTGTCTCGCTCCTTGACGCCGACCTGAAACGCCTGGAAAACCTCATCCGCGAACAGCAGAAAAATCCTTTGGCCAAAGAAGAGCTGGAAGTCTAACCCCCCTTCCCA is from Desulfuromonas acetexigens and encodes:
- a CDS encoding PilZ domain-containing protein — translated: MSYLKYFKTGQKILLAAPPGDGAISRTETLTTYLQEMGKGHFDLLLPYGGHEEESYPFAAEMPLSLTSEAFGLGLKLSCHFSGHRDKDVIRVQLGDDLQVFQRRGSPRVDLQAGVRYTKGRGTLRTFRDQWEKNIRILHSGGDLSKLGTFPRRAINLGSGGVRFDLKAPVEVADLCLVLIDYGQSPPICSLAEVVWTKPTESPERFSTGMRFVSLLDADLKRLENLIREQQKNPLAKEELEV
- a CDS encoding cytochrome c3 family protein, producing MKVLRLLALVLLLLAPCTLQARWIKDKVLYTVADASNVEFSHYRHLEILGNNCPSCHNDIFHIVTAKNPETTMKAMEEGKSCGVCHNGTKAFTVADNCDACHAQ